CTTCCTGCAAATCCTGTGAGCGTGTCTTATTGCCGCGCTGACCAGGTTGAATCAGCTTCTTCAGCGCGTGCTGTAAAGCCGGGTCGGTTAAATTCCACGCGTTAATTACGTCGTAGATGTCAACCTGAACTTCGACGCGCATCACTTCTTTGCGACCATCCGGCAGAGTGATTTCTTTCTTACCGGAAATTGTGCGGAGGTACTTGCTGCCTGGTGTGGTCATGATTATTTCCCTTTATGAACCGGAAGAGTTACGATGCGGTCAATTACCACACTGTCGTGAAAGCGAGCGGTAACATCGTCATTCTTATATGGCTCAATGATTTGATGAATATGAAATTCAACATGCACGTCTTTACTGGCAGCAATTGCGGCGTTAAGCGCTGCTGCACATTGACGGATTAAATCAGCTTGCATTTTTGGATTACCCATTTTACACCTCGTTGGTTGTATGTTGCTACAAGTTAAATATATCACCTACTTTTTCGATTGCAATAAAAAAGCTCACCGAAGTGAGCTTTTGTGATGTGTTTCACATCTTATTCAGCGGAGGTATCTGCGTCCCACGGCTGAACAGACTTAGCTGCTAACAGCGCATCAACGTCATCATCCTGCCCGTCTTCGACCACTTCAGCGTCAGCCTTAGCCGGAGCGTGCGGCACGTCGATATCCAGCGGCGGCAGCGGGAGTTTAATCTCGCCATCCAGACCGTGATACTTCTTCCAGCGAGCGTACTGGGTCTTCAGGGTATTGGCATCGTAACCGCGTGCCAGGCCTTCAGACAGGACGTACGCGACCGGAGCGTGCTGGCCCAGCGCAGCGCCGATTGCTTCAATCAGCAACCAGACGTTACCGCAAATGCTGCCGTCAGCTGGCTTACCTACGCCGTTCACTTTCGGTGCGCGGCTGGCAGCGCGACGTTCTGCGGCTGCGGCTTTGTTGGCTTCACGGTCAGCGGCACGTGCTGACGTTGCCAGAGCTTTCGCTTTGTGCATCACGTCAGAGATTTCAGCGATCAATTTGTCAGCTTCAGTTACGAACCCGGCGATTGCTGGCGCATTATGGCCCGCACGGAGGAACGTTTTCAGCGAACGTGCGCTAACTTTAGCTTGCTTTAACGCAATGCTTGCGTTTTCAGCCAGGTTGTCAAAATCTTCAACGGTCGGCTCTGGTTGAACTTCACCTTCGCCCGCGTCGTGGGTCAGCAGTTCCAGCTGAGTACGAGCGTCGTTCGCCAGTGATGCGATGATATCGTAGGTCGCTTCAGCGCCAGTGGTGGCGATAGCAATTTCACCGTCAATCTGACGCTGGCGGCGTTCGGTAATCGGCTTCGGTGCGGCGACCGGGGCCGCGATTGCGCCATCAACTACACCCGCGTCAACAGTCTCAACGCCAGCGGTTTCGGTAACGGTAACGGCGTCTTTCTTGCCTTTAGCTTTGGACGCGGTGGCTTTTTTCTCAGTCATGTTAAAACCTCAGTTGTTGTTTAAAGAGTCCTGTACTCATCGAGTGATGTAGATACTAGCAATTGCTTTTATGATATCAACCCTTAATTTCAACTTTCTGCGAAATAATCAGGTTGACATCGAATCAAAACGGAATGTCATCGTCGCTGTGTGGAATAGTGTGGTTAGCTGCTCCCCCGACCTTGCCATAACTCCCGTCAGGCAATTCAATAGATGTCTCAATTGGACGTGCGAAGTCAGGCTTCGGCAGACGTCCAAAGTTGGTACCCTCAAAATCAAACGCTTTTACTTCCGGGTATTTCAGGTTGGTATGAACACGAATATGCGTAGGCGTGCGAACACCTGACGAATTCATGAGTAAAAGCGCATCGTCGACAGTCGCCGGAATTGCGTCTTTGCTACGCGACATCCACCAGGTATGTGCTAAACGAAGCGGGTATGAGCCTACCATGTGTTCAAAGCAAACAACTTCGTTGAACATGCGATTACCACAATAATACACGACGCGCATATGGAACGGCTTACCGTGCCTTCCACCTGACTTCAGGCAGCTGATACGGTCAACTTCAAATTCCTCAATCACAGGCATGTCGTTTTTCTTAGATACAATCGCATCGTCAGCTGCTGTATAGGATAGCTTGACTTCAAAGCTAAACTCAGCTCCGCAGTCAATGCAGTACAGCGCCTTAGCATGGTTCTCTGTCCCGCACTCCTTGCCATTGATAAGCGCACAGCATTTCTTCACAGGCGCTCGCCCGGTCTTGTCACCCTTGCGCTTAGGATAAACCGGGTCGTTAATTGACCCCAGCGTGCGGATATTACGCGCGAAGTCGTAGACGTAACCCTTTGGCTTGTCCGACTGGCGAATTGCCTCTATGCGGCCCTCCTGTGTGCTCAGGTCGAAGCCTGGCGCATAATGCGGTCGCGTCAGACGGCCCACAATCTGCGTCCAGAGCGCGGAGGATTTGGACGGGCGCAGACCGACAATCAGCTTCAGGCCCGGATAGTCGAAGCCTGTCGTCAATACGCCGTTGTTAGCGACCGCCTGGAGGCGTCCAGACTTAAAGTCGTCCAGAATCCGGTCACGCTCGCCAGCGCTCAGCTCGCTATGCACAGCCTTGCATGGAATACCCATCTCCGTACATAGCTCAGCTACGCGTTCAGCGTGCTCAATCCCTGTACAGAAGATAAGCCATGCGTCAAGGTGTGAGCATTCAGCAACGCATTGTTGCAGCGCCGCTACCGTCACCTTGTCGACGTTAACAGCTGCTTGCAGCTGACCCAGATTGTATTCACCGCCTGAGAGATGCACGCCGCTTGTATCAAGCTCAAAGTTAACAGCACGCGGCACGACGTCGACAAGGAAGCCCTGCTCAATGAACCAGTTGAAGCATTCATAGTTCGACAGGTCAAGCGCGATGCGTTCAAACAGCGAATCTTCCTGACCGTAAATCGCCCCGTATCCCATACGCCAGGGAGTCGCGGTCAACCCGCCGATAGCAATGCGCGGATTCAGCTGCTCGAAATAGTTGAATATTTTCTTGTAGCTCGACTCGCCTTGCGGGTTAATCATGTGAGCTTCATCGACCAGGATGATGTCGAACTTGCCGAACTTATCCAGAGCCTTAACGACTGATTGCACGCCAGCGTAGGTTACAGGGTAGCAAGTTTCCTTGCGACCCAGACCAGCGGAGTAGATACCCATCGGAGCTTCGGGCCATGCTTCCTGTAACTTAGCGGCGTTCTGACCAATCAGCTCTTTGACGTGAGTCAGAATCAGAATGCGAATACCGGGCCATTGCTTCAGCAACGACATGCAGATAAATGCGATGACGTGTGACTTGCCTGTACCAGTAGGCATCACGATTAACGGATGCCCTTTGTAACCCTTAGCGTAGTGACTGAAAAACGAGTCGACTGCTGCTTGTTGGTAATTACGAAGTGCCATGATTATTCCTTATGATTTGTCACACGTCTTTTATAGTGCAGGTTAAATATGATATCAAGTGATTTGTTGATACTCACCACATCCTACTAACTGAGCTTCCTTCGGAATCGTGGCGTTGTATTTGTTGCAGCGCCAGGTTCCATCCGGGACAGGTTCGCTGAAGATGCAAGTTCGACAGTTTTTATCCATCGGCACACCATAATGACAGACATCCTTCTTATCACAGAATTTGCAATCGAACATTGCAGCCGACTCATGAAGTTTAGACGGCGGCTTTTGCATCATGATAATCTTTTCAGCACGGTCGAAATACTGGTGCGCTACCGTGTCTTCCCGTACAAGAATCTCCGCATATAGCTCGTCAGTGTCTTTGTTGACGGCGACATACAGAGCATACAGGATTGACATCTCGTACATATAGGACTGCATCTGTACATAGTGCTCAGGCTTCGCTTTCTGTACGCCGCTCGCCTTCAGCTTTGCGAAGGATTTGGAGCCGTGAGTTTTAAACTCAGACAGCGCTTTGTGACCTTCAGGCACGTCAGGACATCCAATAACGATACCGTCGCCGGAGCCACCCAGATGACCGCCCAGACGTGAGATTCGGAATTGATGCCCGTTCTCATCCTGCTGAACGACACGCATCCCGGCAATCAGCAGCATGGCGATAAACCGCCCTTCTTCCAGATGCCCGCGATTAAACAGGCGCAGAATACGGGCGCTGAATTTGGCCTTCTTAGCCCAGCGGAACCCGTACCATAGCTCGCGACCGCACGGACGTCCAATAAGCGATGCGCCCAGATGCGTACGATAGCCAGAATCCTCGCCTCGATAAGCATCTTCAATATGTGGTAATACTCGCCCAGACATAACGCGAAATGCAGCACCATCGTCGCGCTCAATTGCCGCGTCGATTGCTGCCAGCGTTTTTGATGCGATATAAATTGGCATGAATCCTCCTAAGAAAAACGCCGCCATTCGCGGCGGCGTTTGATTTACATCACATCCAGATTACTGCTGGTTCGCCCAGGGCATTGCGTTAGCCGGAGCTGCTGCGTCAGGCTGGCCTTGCGGCTGCTGTACAGGCTGCTGAGTCCAACCCGGAGCGCCACCCTGCTGAACCTGCTGCGGCTGCTGAACCTGTTGCTGCTGGGCCGGATTCTGCTCCCACGGCTGCTGCGGCAGACCCTGCTGAGCCTGTACAGGCTGCTGAGGTTGTTGCGGCTGCTGCTGCATCTGCTGCATCTGCTGGACAGGCTGCTGAACCTGTTGCTGCGGCTGAGCTTGCATCGGTGGCTGTTGTACCTGCTGCTGCACAGGCTGTTGAACCGGAGCTTGCTGCTGCATCGGCTGCTGCGGCTGTTGCGGTTGCATCGGCTGCTGCGGCTGCTGCATACCCGGAACAGCTACCGGAGCTGCTGCGGTCGCACCGCCTTCCGGCCCCAGCACGACGACTTCAGTCATCGGTGAGTATTTGGTGATGTCGTTCGAATCACTGTAGTTACCATCGCCTTTGCGCACTTTAACGCGGAACTTAAACGGGATGTTATGCAACATGCTCGTGTCGTTCCAGTTGATGATATTTACAGCGTGAGACAGCGCCGACAGCTGACCGTACGCGATATCAACAGCCTGTTGATTGTTGTTCTTAATGTTGAAGTTGGTAAACACCTTGCGGCCCGCGAACTGCTGCGGTTCAACAATGTTGACGGTCATCGCGATATACGCGCCTGTGCCGTCTTTGGTCGCCTTGATTTCAGACTTTTCGACCATACCCACATACCAGCCAGCGGGAACCGGGCCAGCAACACCCTGGTCAGGTGCAATCTGAGACGCGTCGAAAGAGAAGCCAGCCATCATTGCAATCATAGTCATTGTGAAACTCCTAAAATTTTGTTAAAAATCATACCCATGTGCGGGAATTCCGCTTCAGCAAGACGACCAGAGCGGTCTTTTGCTTCGTACTGCATATCCGGTTGAGTCTGGATGTAACGATACTTCGAACCATCCGGCGCACGTCCCATGCGCAATGCAAAAACTTCATCCACCAGGTAAGGCAGCTGAGCGGATAACTTAGTACCCGGCATCATCGGCCCCATTCTGTTCGAGCCAGTCAGCTCATCTTTGAACTGCTCTTCTTTGCAAACCAGAACAACATGCTTATTCGGGATATCACGGAACTGGCGAGCGCCATCCATCATCTCTTCGAGTAAAGCACCGTACGCCTGGCGCGGGTCTTTTACAAGACCTTTTGCGTTTTTCAGCACTACTTCAGCCAGCTCAGTCAGTGAGTCGAGCATGATTGACTGGAAGTATTGATGATTGTTCGGGTCTTTACACCACGTTAACGCCGTTGCTAAATCCTGCATTGTCTTAATCTTGATGACGTTGATAGGGTCGTAATTCACACCCCATGCACCTTCACCGTAGATTCTTACAATGTTCTCACGAGACAGTGAGAGCAGACCGGATTCAGCACTGATAATAATCGGCTGCGGCAGTGTTGCAGCCAGCATGGTTTTACCCATGCCAGAGCGACCGAACACCATACATTTGACGCCGCTGGTCGATATCTCCTGTGCTGTAGTTGAAAACATATATCCTCTCTTTGCTGCGTTACATATCTTTCGGGTCACGCACGCTAATGAAGGTCGGGAAGCGATAACCTGTTTTGCGCCCGCGAGGGAAGTGTTTAAACTTGCCAATCTTCCCTATGTACTGCTCTTGGGCGTTCCACATTAGCACACGCTCTTCATGAGTCAAGTTCCCTGGGCCTACTTCGAAGTCACCCATCTCGTCATTGAACATGATGATGTTACCTACCATGCCTTTGCCGACCTTGTTCGCCTGGTGCGAGCTGCGCTTCGTGTATCCCAGCGCGTCAATCGTCGCTTCGTTCAGGTTTTCCATCGCTTCAGTGAAGCCGACAATCCAGGCCTCTTCATCAACGAAGCGCTTGACACGCATACTCAGCTGCTCGCGCACCGTCGAACGACCATGCTTATAGCGTCCGGTTGGTGAGCGGAGAATCCCGCCTTCAATGCCTTGCTCTAGCCAGCGCTCTTCGTGCTCCAAAAACTCGTCCAGATTGTTACACAAGAACGACGGTACGATTTGAATGTGGTTAAAGCCAGCGCGATTCATGTTGTATACGTGAAGCTGCAACATTTCATAACGGCGCTCATACGGTACTTCAGCGGCGTTAACGTCGCAGATGTCAAACGCGTTAATCACAATCTCAGGCTCACCAGCCATAGTGCTCAATGCGCTTGACGTGATACGGCACAAATCTTGTCGAGTGATATCGTGCCCTAGCGTTAATTCGGAGTCAATACCCCGTAAGCTAGAATTGTTATATTTATTCGACGTACTGAAGAACTTATTATCGAAACGGTTCAGGGTGCGAGCAACCATAAAGTCTTTAGGATGCAGACCGCGAACACCGTCAATCTTAGGCTGTGCGAACAACGGGAATTTAACTTTCGTCTCATCCCAGTCACACGCCTTCAGTGGTTTAAAGCTCATCATTACCCCCAGAGGCGAGAAGCTGTTTTTAACATAGTGCGAATTCTACTATTGCGCGTATCGATATCGAGCTGGTCGATTTCCATGCGCTCATATGTACGCTTTTTAAAACTGGAGTCAACCTTTTCCGGCGCTTTATCGCGACCGATGCCGTGCAGGTTGCGACAGTCGTTTGCACGTATCTCGCTGCGGCGACGCTTCATGTGACGCTTAGCGGTCTCGTCGCACTTATTGTGGGCAACGTTCTTACTGCATGTATTCTGTGCATGACCCTTCATCCAGCGAATCGATACGCTGAGACTGAAACGCTTCTTGTACTCATTCAGCAGCGTGACCGTCTTTATACCGACTTGTGATGTAGCATTCTTCTTCCCGGTCAGCGCGTTGACGACGTTCTCATTGTCGCATTGAATCAGTACAGAAAAGTTTTCCCGAATCAATCCGCGCTGCAACCCCATGTGCAGACAGTTAATAACTGCAATAAATTCAGCATCATTACTGCTGCGAACTTTTTCGCGTACGCCACCATCAACCGCACCACCTCCACCAGTTCCGTTAATCCAGCCAGCAAAGCCAGCCGCGCCAGTGTCCGGGCAAAAAGATGCATCGCAAATCATGGTGCAACGGCCATAGGACGATGCGTTAAATTCATATTGTGCCATAATGATTACCTTAGTGGTTGCCGTCCCTGGCAAGTTTGATTAAGCGGTACCGAACGGGATATTATTCAGAGCAACTTGCGCAGACGGCAGACTGCTCGGCAAGTCCAGCGTGCGTACAGACTGCTCAAGTTTAGACAGCTCTGCTTCACAGCTTTCAGCAAACTCGTGCCGAAGAGAGTTCTGCTTGTTGTATTCGGTGAAGTCAATCACCTGAACAATCCACTGCCAGAAGTACGGATTCGAGCTGTCTTTGCCGCCAGCGCTGCGTGACATGCGGTCGATATTAATCGGACGCTCGTCATAGACGTAAGCGATTTGCGGAGCGCCATTGTGCGGGTTAACCACAATTACAGCATCGCCCAGTTGCAGGTCGGAGCCTTTCGCCGCCAGGTAGCTCCAGGTCTTGAACGGCGGGCGGTCTTCTTCTACGCGACCCACGGCGACCGACGACGGTGCGCGGTTGCGGCTGACGACATTGGTCGTGATAGCAGTCTGAGCTTTGGCCTGAATCGCCTGGTCGATGTTGTCGTAGTCGTAAACAATACGGACTTCGACGGCAGAATCTACAACGCGTGACAGATAGTTTTTGCTGATAGTGTTCATTGTAATGCTCCAGATTGAATATGATTTGTTTTAAAGCTGACCCGGAGAACCGGGCCGATTAAATTAACGTTTCGGTTTAGCAATCTTCATCTGCGGAGTACCCGCCGTGATGGTCAGGAATTTATCGAATTCCTTCTTCTGCTCTGCGTTCAGCTTACGATATTCACCGATGCGCAGTTCCGGCTTCCATTCGACTAGGGCGGCGACGTCGATATCGCATACTTCCTTCAGATGTTTAGCTGCCGCTGCGATTGCCGGGTCGACTTTGTAGTTGTACGGCAGAGTTGCCGTCAGCACGTAACCCTGTGCCATGCCGAATTTGTTAGTGCCTTCAACAGCTTTGCCGTCAAACGCCATGCTGAAAGTTTCGTCGCGGAGTTCGCGCTCTTCTTCTTTCGCGGCATCCAGCTTTTGTTTAGCGTTATACCATTTGGCGCTAACGTCGTTAAACTGTGCTACCTTTTGACCTTTAAGGTCACTGATTGAACGTGAAATTGGAGTTGCCATTTTGATGCCTCGCTTTGTTGTGTATCTTTCGGCGTTGTCGCCGTGTCTCGTCTTGATGTGTTAACTATATGCTTAGATGTATTGCGAGTCAAATAAAAAATCCGCCTTTCGACGGATTTTATTGTTATCTGTTAGAAGATGTGACGCACATCACTTTTTAAGTCACAACACATCATTTCCGCATTCAGGACAGTAAGCGCCATTCACGCTATACAGCACATTTCTGTGCTCGCAAGCTGGCTTTTCTTCTTCGGCTTTATCGAGGCGAGCCGCTGCGTGCAGTGTGGTAAACTTCCCGTCAGGATAGCGGGCCGACAGCTTTTTAAAGTTGTACGCTTCGACGTCAGTGATATCCATACCGATAAGCATGAGCATCGCTTTCAGATAAAACAGTACGTCGCCAGCTTCTTCCAGAATGTTTTTAACATCCAGAGGCTTGTCGTAATATACGTGCTTTTTCACGCAATCCAGCAGCTCACCAGCTTCGCCACCGATACCGACTACGGCATGGAGCAGTTCATCCTGACGACTTTCCATCGGACGGAACAGGTCTTTAACAATCTGGTTATGCAATTCCTTAACCGTGTAAAACATCTCTTTAGATGTAATATCAGGATTTGTTTCACTGCTACGTAAAGTGAACGAAATTGCATTGGTGACGTCGCAGTTGAGGCTATGAAGCGCGTCTTTGCATTCAATATTGTAACTGTCGATAAATTTCATTTTGGATTCCCGTTCATAGTGATGTAAACGCGTGCATGTTCTTTGAACCACTTCTTAAAGTCATCAAAGCTCATTTCAACGCGCACGAATAATTGTTTTTCCTGGGAGTAACGGCGGTACGGTTCGGCAAAGGTGATGCATGACCACGCTTTGCGCGACTGGCGATACAGCAGCACAGGGATTTTACCGCTGCGGCGCGATGACTCCATGCATTGCTTCCACCAGGTATTAATCGCCAGCTTTTCCTGTCGCTTAACCTCAATGGACATACCGCACGTATTCGTGACGTCATCGCCGCCTACAGCCGTTTGAATCTGGTTACGCTGAGCGCGTAGGATTGAATCTATGGTGATGTTAAGCTCTTTTTCAAGCTCGTCGTAAATCTCATTAATGGCGTCGCAAATCTCACGTTCACCGCTTGCGCCTTTAGTTCTGATATTAACCATTGTAACCCTCCTGTATGTGCGAAGCATTGTCACACATCTAAACCTGATTGCAAGCGAAAAAAAAACCCTAACCGAAGGGGAATGGTTAGGGCTATCCGATTGCAAACAATCACCTCACGCGTCATGCTCTGGCGGTACTACCGGGAATCGAACCCGGCTCTTAGCCGTGACAGGGCTATATCTTCTCCGATAGACCATAGTACCTCACAAGAGAATACTCATCCTTAAATACTCTCTGGTGAGGCTGCACGCCTACTTTGCCGTAGCTTCGTTTAATTCCAGCGCGGAGCTGGACACGTGCAATCTCTGGTGCAGTATTGATAGATGGTAGTCAACTAGGCTTTACGACTATTTACCCATTTAAGCAGCTTTGAGCACTATCACTGCGCAGCAAATAGCGGCCTACTACTTGCTGTTTGTTGAGTGACTAAGTTTTCCCGGTTCTGGTCGACCTTCTTCCCCAGGCTCCGCTTAACTCACCCAACTACGTCACGAATCTTTTTCCGTCAGCGCCTCGTGCGGCCCTGTCCAGACTAAGCTGGCTCAACGTGCGGTGTATTGTGTGGTCATCTGCCCCGCCGCCAGGGATGGAGTTCACGCTTGCGCGATTCCTCTTCGTCTTGGAACCTAATGTACTCATCACAAACTGGATGACAAGTAGTTTTTGAAATTATTTTTATCCGGCGTAGTCCTCCGTAGATTCCCAGCATTTTTCCCATAGCTCGCGAGCTTTAATGAGCTTTAATTGCAATTCAGCAATTTGGTCATGCAGCTTGTCAAGTTCTTCGTCCCACTTATTCATGTTAACAAATTCATCTCGCAAATCGTTTCCGCTATCTGTGAAGCCACTTCCTTCATTGTCAGTGTAGCCGCAACGATGACACGTATGAAGGAAAACGAATCTAGGACTCAGCTGCTCATCCCAGTAGCATTCTTCGCGCGGAGAATGCGGCTTATGCTTGTTACTGATAGTTCCGCAATTTGGACACATCAAACGCGTGTTGGCGTCAAAATGCAGTATTTTGCTAATTCGAACCTTTTTCATCTTTTACCTCCAGCTTAAAGCGGCTCGTTATCTCACGAAATGCACCCATTACTTTACCTTGCTGCTTCTTAGACAAAGGCGGTTGCACATCTCGAATATACTGAAAGAAAACAGCTTCGACTTGTATCTCAATCGGCCTTTCTTCCATAGGTCGCGAATCGCGGAAAGGTTTAAAAGCCATAATCATTCACCCCTAACCTGATATAGAAACGCAGACACACCACTTTCGCTAACGTGAATACGTAACGTATATTCTTTAATTTTAAAGAGCTTAACGTGAAATTTTGATTCCGTACGTTTGGCAGTGTCAGACATACGCATCAATGTCACATGCTCGTTATGGTCTAATACATCACGCCACATAAAGATGTCGTGATTGAAGAAACAATTATGGTCAACCGTACGGTCAAGCTTGGCAATAATCAGCTTCACCAGTTTATACATCAACGAGCGATAGTTAGCGCGGTAGTTAGCACGAGCAGCTGTATGGATTTGAGCTATCGTTTTCATCATTCACCTCTCACGAGTTCGTTTGCTGCTTCCCACATTTTCTCACCGAACTTATCAATGCAGCTGCGAGCAAAATATCCGTCACCGTAACAATAGTTAGTCCAGGTATTATACGGCGGCTTACCCTGAATCATTCGCGCAGCCTTTAATGCAGCTTCGCTGACCCTTACCGCCTTATCGATAACCGATTTACCGCGCCCGCGTCCTCCGCACAGGAGAGTTTCAGCCTTATTGCGACGTTCACGAGACTTTTCAACGGCCCGCATATCTTTTTCAAGGTCATCTGTACGACATGGAATGTTGTCAAAGCGCCCACCCTCGTCTTTCATGATATCGACAATTGCACGCGGTTGCGTCATTGAGCGCTTGCGGGTCAGTACGCGTACCGGGCGCAGCTTAAACGGCTCAGCTTCTGCGATGCGTAACAGGCCCAGCGCAATCAGTTCTGAATGTGTCATAAATCACCTCTCTTGTTGATATGTGGTAAATATAATCTCTGTTGCGTACACTGTCAACAATAAAAAAGACCCCGAAGGGTCTTAGATGTGATGCATATCTCAATTCGCCTGGAAAACTGCCCTGGCCCAGCCGCGCGGGGTCAGTGACCGGAGCTGTTTCGTTCGCGGCGACTTCCCGCCCAGGTAGGCCCATCCCCAGAAACAGCCGATATGCGGGACAGGCTTGCGCTCAGGGATGACAAAGCGGTTGCCGCACCAAATACCCGTCTTTTTGGTGTATGCGTCCCTGAGCGGCATACGGGCATGAAATGAC
This region of Bdellovibrio sp. 22V genomic DNA includes:
- a CDS encoding RNase H family protein, which produces MAQYEFNASSYGRCTMICDASFCPDTGAAGFAGWINGTGGGGAVDGGVREKVRSSNDAEFIAVINCLHMGLQRGLIRENFSVLIQCDNENVVNALTGKKNATSQVGIKTVTLLNEYKKRFSLSVSIRWMKGHAQNTCSKNVAHNKCDETAKRHMKRRRSEIRANDCRNLHGIGRDKAPEKVDSSFKKRTYERMEIDQLDIDTRNSRIRTMLKTASRLWG
- a CDS encoding nucleoside triphosphate pyrophosphohydrolase family protein — protein: MVQRTCTRLHHYERESKMKFIDSYNIECKDALHSLNCDVTNAISFTLRSSETNPDITSKEMFYTVKELHNQIVKDLFRPMESRQDELLHAVVGIGGEAGELLDCVKKHVYYDKPLDVKNILEEAGDVLFYLKAMLMLIGMDITDVEAYNFKKLSARYPDGKFTTLHAAARLDKAEEEKPACEHRNVLYSVNGAYCPECGNDVL
- a CDS encoding DUF669 domain-containing protein, encoding MTMIAMMAGFSFDASQIAPDQGVAGPVPAGWYVGMVEKSEIKATKDGTGAYIAMTVNIVEPQQFAGRKVFTNFNIKNNNQQAVDIAYGQLSALSHAVNIINWNDTSMLHNIPFKFRVKVRKGDGNYSDSNDITKYSPMTEVVVLGPEGGATAAAPVAVPGMQQPQQPMQPQQPQQPMQQQAPVQQPVQQQVQQPPMQAQPQQQVQQPVQQMQQMQQQPQQPQQPVQAQQGLPQQPWEQNPAQQQQVQQPQQVQQGGAPGWTQQPVQQPQGQPDAAAPANAMPWANQQ
- a CDS encoding ATP-binding protein, translating into MVFGRSGMGKTMLAATLPQPIIISAESGLLSLSRENIVRIYGEGAWGVNYDPINVIKIKTMQDLATALTWCKDPNNHQYFQSIMLDSLTELAEVVLKNAKGLVKDPRQAYGALLEEMMDGARQFRDIPNKHVVLVCKEEQFKDELTGSNRMGPMMPGTKLSAQLPYLVDEVFALRMGRAPDGSKYRYIQTQPDMQYEAKDRSGRLAEAEFPHMGMIFNKILGVSQ
- a CDS encoding DEAD/DEAH box helicase, with the translated sequence MALRNYQQAAVDSFFSHYAKGYKGHPLIVMPTGTGKSHVIAFICMSLLKQWPGIRILILTHVKELIGQNAAKLQEAWPEAPMGIYSAGLGRKETCYPVTYAGVQSVVKALDKFGKFDIILVDEAHMINPQGESSYKKIFNYFEQLNPRIAIGGLTATPWRMGYGAIYGQEDSLFERIALDLSNYECFNWFIEQGFLVDVVPRAVNFELDTSGVHLSGGEYNLGQLQAAVNVDKVTVAALQQCVAECSHLDAWLIFCTGIEHAERVAELCTEMGIPCKAVHSELSAGERDRILDDFKSGRLQAVANNGVLTTGFDYPGLKLIVGLRPSKSSALWTQIVGRLTRPHYAPGFDLSTQEGRIEAIRQSDKPKGYVYDFARNIRTLGSINDPVYPKRKGDKTGRAPVKKCCALINGKECGTENHAKALYCIDCGAEFSFEVKLSYTAADDAIVSKKNDMPVIEEFEVDRISCLKSGGRHGKPFHMRVVYYCGNRMFNEVVCFEHMVGSYPLRLAHTWWMSRSKDAIPATVDDALLLMNSSGVRTPTHIRVHTNLKYPEVKAFDFEGTNFGRLPKPDFARPIETSIELPDGSYGKVGGAANHTIPHSDDDIPF